The Nitrospirota bacterium genome has a window encoding:
- the trpS gene encoding tryptophan--tRNA ligase yields the protein MSKQRVLSGMQPSGRLHIGNLAGALQNWVKLQDKYDCYYFVADWHALTSQYAETSQIRDNIQDLLVNLLAAGLDPEKSTIFIQSSVPQHAELHVLLSMITPLGWLERVPTYKEKQEEVKDRDLATYGFLGYPVLQSADILIYKANYVPVGIDQMSHLEITREICRRFNFLYGETFPEPEGLLTEFPKVPGLDGRKMSKTYGNCIYLSDTPEEVAQKIKTMPTDPQRVRRTDKGDPELSPVFQLHKIYSTKKEQDEVAEGCRTAGIGCLDCKTILIKNLLKVLEPIWANRKRLMEKPDVIKDIVQSGTEKARKTAQETINEVYKAIKLYNLK from the coding sequence TTGTCCAAACAAAGAGTGTTAAGCGGGATGCAGCCCAGCGGCAGGCTGCATATTGGAAATCTTGCCGGCGCCCTGCAAAATTGGGTTAAACTGCAGGATAAATATGATTGTTATTATTTTGTAGCTGACTGGCATGCGCTTACATCACAGTATGCCGAGACATCACAGATAAGGGACAACATACAGGACCTGCTTGTCAACCTGCTTGCCGCCGGTCTGGACCCTGAAAAGTCAACTATATTTATCCAGTCTTCTGTTCCCCAGCATGCCGAACTGCATGTCCTTCTGTCAATGATAACGCCATTGGGGTGGCTTGAACGCGTACCTACGTATAAGGAAAAACAGGAAGAAGTGAAAGACAGGGATTTAGCCACTTACGGATTTCTCGGTTATCCCGTGCTTCAGTCCGCAGATATATTAATCTACAAAGCCAACTATGTGCCGGTCGGCATAGACCAGATGTCCCATCTTGAGATAACGAGAGAAATTTGCAGAAGGTTTAATTTCCTCTACGGCGAAACCTTCCCTGAACCCGAAGGGCTTTTGACGGAGTTTCCAAAAGTGCCGGGCCTTGACGGCAGAAAGATGAGCAAGACTTACGGCAACTGCATTTATCTGTCTGATACCCCCGAAGAAGTTGCACAAAAGATAAAGACAATGCCGACTGATCCGCAGAGGGTAAGACGCACTGACAAAGGCGACCCTGAACTTTCACCCGTGTTTCAGCTTCATAAAATTTATTCAACAAAAAAAGAACAGGATGAAGTTGCAGAAGGCTGCCGCACCGCAGGGATTGGCTGTCTTGACTGCAAGACAATCTTGATTAAAAATCTTTTAAAAGTATTGGAGCCTATATGGGCTAACCGCAAGAGACTCATGGAAAAACCAGATGTTATAAAAGATATTGTCCAGTCCGGAACTGAAAAAGCAAGGAAAACAGCCCAAGAAACAATAAATGAAGTTTACAAGGCAATTAAGCTCTACAACTTAAAGTAG
- a CDS encoding DedA family protein, with protein sequence MQLAEKFIEEAAKYTTGLISTWGYPGVFILMAAESTMVPLPSELVMPFAGYLAYTGEFNFFFVSFISALGTIFGSQASYFIGKYGGEPFLEKYGKYLLINKKDLDWTHHWFTKHGEKTIFISRFVPVVRHLISIPAGIAEMNLKRFTIFTFLGGFLWNTFLAYLGYLLGQNWTLVHKYTKPFSHAMVVVLIAGVIYFVYKHLYKK encoded by the coding sequence ATGCAACTTGCGGAAAAGTTTATTGAAGAGGCGGCAAAATACACAACCGGCTTAATCTCAACATGGGGATACCCCGGTGTATTTATTTTAATGGCAGCCGAGTCCACCATGGTCCCCTTGCCAAGTGAACTGGTAATGCCTTTTGCAGGCTATCTTGCATATACAGGGGAATTCAATTTCTTTTTTGTTTCATTTATATCCGCTCTGGGCACCATATTCGGCTCGCAGGCGTCTTATTTCATAGGCAAATACGGCGGCGAGCCTTTTTTGGAAAAATACGGCAAATATCTGCTTATCAACAAAAAAGACCTTGACTGGACTCATCACTGGTTTACAAAGCACGGTGAAAAAACAATCTTTATAAGCAGGTTTGTTCCTGTTGTAAGACACCTGATTTCAATCCCTGCAGGAATTGCTGAAATGAACCTCAAGCGTTTTACCATATTTACCTTTTTAGGCGGCTTCCTCTGGAACACATTCCTTGCGTATCTCGGCTACCTTTTAGGACAAAACTGGACCTTGGTGCACAAATACACAAAGCCGTTCAGCCACGCAATGGTTGTAGTGCTTATTGCAGGGGTAATATACTTCGTTTACAAGCATCTGTATAAAAAATAA